In the genome of Vicinamibacteria bacterium, one region contains:
- a CDS encoding LpqB family beta-propeller domain-containing protein, translated as MVRIASSVLILSGLAAGAMAQTRLEFHMLPAVSTGPLDPDWSPDGAFIAFAMRGDIWKVPANGGEAVALTEGPGYYYEPSISPDGTEIAVVIEVDGDFELGLIPTDGGTVRRLTHREGLDLQPSWSADGTSLYFTSHRERDLDIYRYDLASGHTSLVVSRRGHDFHPAVSPDGTRLAFVSPVEGRLGSGGIWVMALPEGEPELVHYEETSYRPKPAWSPDGTRLVYISDAAGSNDIAVIPATGGNRIRLTEDPLDELDVTFSHNGSRVAFVSNHEGPTLLYTLSSDGGARSARKRVAMPSRRARVATGRLRGRVVAHDGETTPARILLRASDGRAYAEDGGFQRLSWTTGTHYFHTTGTFDVEVPAGEVAVEAMRGFEFVPAGAQVVVPAGGTIEVSLELDRLIDAPAEGWYSGDTHTHDLHEGRFGLTQDSFFAQLVADDVHVTNALIHMDGTKLMGRWTDLTGEPDIRSTKDHILYYTQEFRGSYGHVALLGLDRFIMPLIGGAPSTPYSADVLKLRHLDAAREQGGIGGFVHPYNAPVGTPSEASAADIPVHVALGRGEFFDVISIASLEQESAAMYYRLLNCGFRIAASGGTDNFSDVYRDPSGGTARTYAHIEGPLEYRAWLEAVKAGRTFATSGPLLFLTVDGKSPGDTIERGEGDPAALKATLRVFSIAPLEKVDIVVNGEIARSFPVEAERNRVELETDIELSTSGWVAAQAMGPPSKYVGDAFPFAQTSPVYVVRGGAGYESAEDARFLLATVDELWQRVQARDSLRTEEERREYRDAIDRARAVYRSIIARAETR; from the coding sequence ATGGTTCGCATCGCCTCTTCCGTTCTCATCCTGTCTGGCCTCGCCGCTGGCGCAATGGCCCAGACCCGGCTGGAATTCCACATGCTGCCGGCGGTTTCGACCGGACCGCTCGATCCCGACTGGAGTCCGGACGGAGCGTTCATCGCGTTTGCGATGCGGGGCGACATCTGGAAGGTTCCCGCGAACGGGGGCGAAGCCGTGGCTCTCACCGAAGGCCCCGGTTACTACTATGAGCCGAGCATCAGTCCCGATGGAACCGAGATCGCCGTTGTCATCGAGGTCGATGGCGATTTCGAGCTGGGCCTCATTCCAACAGACGGTGGAACGGTTCGTCGCCTCACGCACCGCGAGGGACTCGATCTTCAGCCGAGCTGGTCCGCAGACGGAACGAGCCTCTATTTCACGAGCCACCGCGAGCGCGACCTGGACATCTACCGTTACGACCTGGCCTCGGGGCACACCAGCCTCGTGGTGAGCCGTCGCGGGCACGACTTCCATCCCGCGGTATCCCCCGACGGGACGCGGCTCGCTTTCGTCTCGCCGGTCGAAGGCCGGCTTGGAAGCGGCGGGATCTGGGTCATGGCTCTGCCCGAGGGCGAGCCCGAGCTCGTGCATTATGAAGAGACGAGCTACCGGCCGAAGCCAGCCTGGTCACCCGACGGCACCAGGCTCGTCTACATCTCGGACGCGGCGGGCTCGAACGACATCGCGGTCATTCCCGCCACAGGAGGCAATCGGATCCGGCTCACCGAAGATCCCCTGGACGAGCTCGACGTTACCTTCAGCCACAACGGCTCGCGAGTTGCCTTCGTTTCGAATCACGAAGGGCCGACGCTTCTGTACACGCTTTCGTCCGACGGCGGCGCGCGCTCGGCGCGGAAGCGTGTCGCCATGCCGTCTCGGCGCGCTCGCGTGGCCACCGGACGGTTGCGAGGGAGGGTTGTCGCTCATGACGGAGAGACGACTCCGGCGCGCATCCTGCTCAGGGCGAGCGACGGTCGCGCCTACGCGGAAGACGGCGGATTCCAACGCTTGAGCTGGACCACGGGGACTCATTATTTCCATACCACCGGGACGTTCGATGTCGAAGTCCCGGCCGGCGAGGTCGCGGTCGAGGCGATGCGCGGTTTCGAGTTCGTGCCCGCGGGAGCTCAGGTGGTCGTCCCTGCCGGAGGCACGATCGAGGTCAGCCTCGAGCTCGATCGACTGATCGACGCCCCCGCCGAGGGTTGGTACTCGGGCGACACCCATACGCACGATCTACACGAGGGCCGTTTTGGACTGACTCAGGATTCGTTCTTCGCCCAGCTCGTCGCCGACGACGTCCATGTCACGAACGCGCTGATCCACATGGACGGTACCAAGCTCATGGGTCGCTGGACCGATCTCACGGGAGAGCCCGATATCCGCTCGACGAAAGACCACATCCTTTATTACACCCAGGAATTTCGTGGCTCGTATGGCCACGTGGCGCTCCTCGGGCTCGACCGCTTCATCATGCCGCTCATTGGCGGTGCGCCGAGTACGCCGTACTCCGCGGACGTCCTCAAGCTCCGCCACCTCGACGCCGCTCGCGAGCAGGGCGGCATCGGCGGCTTCGTGCATCCCTATAACGCTCCGGTCGGGACACCGTCCGAGGCCTCGGCCGCAGATATTCCCGTGCATGTGGCGCTCGGTCGAGGAGAGTTCTTCGACGTGATCTCCATCGCATCGCTCGAGCAGGAATCCGCGGCGATGTATTACCGGCTTTTGAACTGCGGGTTCCGCATCGCGGCGTCCGGCGGCACGGACAACTTCTCCGACGTCTACCGCGATCCTTCGGGTGGTACGGCGAGAACCTACGCCCATATCGAGGGTCCGCTGGAATACCGCGCCTGGCTCGAGGCGGTGAAGGCGGGCCGGACGTTTGCGACCAGCGGCCCGCTCCTTTTTCTCACGGTCGATGGGAAGAGTCCGGGCGACACGATCGAGCGGGGCGAGGGCGACCCGGCCGCGTTGAAAGCGACTCTGCGCGTCTTCTCGATCGCGCCACTGGAGAAGGTAGATATCGTGGTGAATGGCGAGATCGCGCGGAGCTTTCCGGTCGAGGCGGAGCGGAATCGCGTCGAGCTCGAGACCGACATCGAGCTATCGACGAGCGGCTGGGTGGCGGCCCAGGCGATGGGTCCTCCGAGCAAGTACGTTGGAGACGCCTTTCCGTTCGCGCAGACGTCGCCCGTCTACGTCGTGCGAGGCGGCGCCGGCTACGAATCCGCCGAGGACGCCCGCTTCCTTCTCGCCACGGTGGATGAGCTATGGCAGCGGGTGCAGGCGAGAGACAGCTTGCGCACCGAGGAGGAACGACGCGAATATCGCGACGCCATCGATCGAGCCCGTGCCGTATACCGGAGCATCATCGCGCGAGCTGAAACTCGCTAG
- a CDS encoding tetratricopeptide repeat protein, which yields MPGVLFFLQSAFSLWMLVDAIGRPGIARYWYWVILMPFGEWFYFFKYKIHDPDFAWLKAPFGALLDKPASIEELRYHTEQTPSLHNKVRLAQALHDADAFGEASALFTQVLESDSSSRDALYGLGLCRIGAGDLDGAIAPLRKLVELEPAYHHYDGFAKLAQTLWESNQRDEALAALGKLVKLSPRMPHRVAYAHYLGLAEDRAEAQTQLTTALQEFDYAPKYLKRSHRALAKRAKEMLRQLSQ from the coding sequence ATGCCCGGCGTTTTGTTCTTTCTGCAATCCGCTTTCAGTCTGTGGATGCTGGTCGATGCGATCGGCCGCCCGGGAATCGCGCGCTACTGGTACTGGGTCATCTTGATGCCCTTCGGTGAGTGGTTCTACTTCTTCAAGTACAAGATCCACGACCCCGATTTCGCCTGGCTCAAAGCGCCGTTTGGTGCGCTCCTCGACAAGCCTGCCTCGATCGAGGAGCTCCGCTATCACACGGAACAGACGCCGAGCCTCCATAACAAAGTAAGGCTTGCGCAGGCGCTGCACGATGCCGACGCGTTCGGGGAAGCCAGCGCGCTCTTCACCCAGGTTCTCGAGAGCGATAGCTCCTCGCGAGACGCGCTCTACGGTTTGGGGCTGTGCCGGATCGGGGCTGGTGACCTGGACGGCGCGATCGCGCCTCTGCGAAAGCTCGTCGAGCTGGAGCCGGCCTATCACCACTACGACGGATTCGCCAAGCTCGCCCAAACTCTTTGGGAGTCGAATCAGCGGGACGAAGCCCTCGCCGCGCTCGGAAAGCTCGTGAAGCTGAGCCCTCGCATGCCGCACCGGGTCGCTTACGCGCACTACCTCGGTCTCGCCGAAGACCGGGCCGAGGCCCAGACCCAGCTCACAACCGCGCTTCAGGAATTCGACTACGCTCCGAAGTATCTGAAACGCAGCCATCGCGCGCTCGCCAAGCGAGCGAAGGAGATGTTGCGACAACTGTCCCAATAG
- a CDS encoding D-aminoacylase: MSGILRDGIEKRSFFHGKDGNRYRQPLSSSSLPLTVSARKRNVPHMRMASVLLIAVLVACNPQSPPPSGFVIVGASVLDGTGADARNVNVVVEGDSIRGLVDEVPSGYEAFDAGGLTLAPGFIDTHSHGDRQIETHRDALAAVSQGVTTLVSGQDGGSMFPLAELFSRLEREPPAVNIASFAGHGTLRREVMGEDFRRPATEAEVEAMRQLLTEELVAGALGLSSGLEYDPGIYSETGELVVLAREAAAFGGSYISHLRSEDRDFWNAVDEILTIGRDANLPVQISHTKLAMRAHFGKAGELLQKLDEARAAGVTVFADIYPYTYWQSTLTVLFPERNFDDRDAASLAITEITSPEGMLIPVYRPEPSYAGKTLAEIASIRGTDPETTLMDLIRMAEAARARGETDVESVIATSMEEADIEELMKWEPMSFCSDGALEGAHPRGYGSFPRVLGRYVRERGVLSLPDAVRKMTSLPATQMGFADRGRIAPGMKADLVLFDSTTVIDRATPDDPHAISEGIHKVWVNGALVYSNGKTTGAFPGRVLKRGS, translated from the coding sequence ATGTCGGGGATCCTTCGAGATGGGATCGAGAAAAGGAGCTTCTTTCATGGTAAGGACGGCAATCGATACCGTCAACCGCTCTCCTCGAGCAGCCTGCCGTTGACAGTATCGGCCCGTAAGCGTAACGTCCCGCACATGCGGATGGCGTCGGTTCTCCTGATAGCGGTACTCGTCGCCTGCAATCCACAGTCCCCTCCCCCATCCGGTTTCGTAATCGTGGGAGCGTCCGTTCTGGACGGGACCGGCGCGGACGCGCGGAACGTGAACGTCGTCGTCGAAGGCGACAGCATTCGAGGGCTGGTCGACGAAGTCCCGTCCGGCTACGAGGCATTCGACGCCGGCGGCCTGACTCTTGCTCCAGGGTTCATCGATACCCACAGCCACGGCGACCGACAGATCGAGACCCACCGGGACGCTCTGGCGGCCGTCAGCCAGGGCGTGACGACACTCGTGAGCGGACAGGACGGGGGCTCGATGTTCCCTCTCGCGGAGCTCTTCTCCAGACTCGAGCGCGAGCCCCCGGCGGTCAACATCGCTTCCTTCGCCGGACATGGCACCTTGAGACGCGAGGTCATGGGTGAGGACTTCCGTCGGCCCGCGACCGAGGCCGAGGTCGAGGCGATGAGGCAGCTTCTGACCGAGGAGTTGGTTGCCGGAGCGCTCGGGCTTTCAAGCGGTCTCGAGTACGACCCCGGCATCTACTCGGAAACGGGGGAGCTCGTCGTGCTCGCCCGCGAAGCGGCGGCGTTCGGCGGAAGCTACATCAGCCACCTGAGGAGCGAGGATCGCGACTTCTGGAATGCCGTCGACGAGATCCTGACGATCGGACGGGACGCGAACCTGCCAGTCCAGATCTCCCACACCAAGCTCGCCATGCGAGCTCACTTTGGAAAAGCGGGCGAGCTTTTGCAGAAACTGGACGAGGCACGTGCGGCGGGTGTCACGGTCTTCGCCGACATCTATCCGTACACCTACTGGCAATCGACGCTTACCGTGCTGTTTCCCGAGCGCAACTTCGACGATCGCGACGCGGCATCCCTGGCGATCACCGAAATCACCTCGCCCGAGGGCATGCTGATACCCGTCTATCGCCCCGAGCCCTCCTACGCCGGGAAGACCCTTGCCGAGATCGCGTCGATTCGGGGCACCGACCCCGAAACGACGCTGATGGATCTGATCCGCATGGCGGAGGCCGCGCGCGCGCGGGGTGAGACGGATGTCGAGAGCGTCATCGCCACGAGCATGGAGGAGGCCGACATCGAAGAGCTCATGAAGTGGGAGCCGATGAGCTTCTGCTCCGACGGAGCGCTCGAGGGGGCACATCCGAGAGGATATGGTTCTTTCCCTCGCGTTCTCGGCCGCTACGTGCGGGAACGTGGTGTCCTGAGCCTCCCCGATGCCGTGCGCAAGATGACATCTCTTCCCGCCACGCAGATGGGGTTCGCCGATCGGGGGCGGATCGCGCCCGGAATGAAGGCGGACCTCGTGCTCTTCGATTCGACTACCGTCATCGATCGGGCGACGCCCGATGACCCGCATGCCATCTCGGAGGGGATCCACAAAGTCTGGGTCAACGGAGCTCTCGTTTACTCCAACGGGAAGACGACCGGCGCTTTTCCCGGACGCGTTTTGAAACGAGGGAGCTGA